One Leclercia pneumoniae genomic region harbors:
- the dcuC gene encoding anaerobic C4-dicarboxylate transporter DcuC, which produces MLTVIELLIGVVVIVGVARYIIKGYSATGVLFVGGLALLIVSALMGHQVLPASAESTGYTATDIVEYIKILLMSRGGDLGMMIMMLCGFAAYMTHIGANDMVVKLASKPLQYINSPYMLMIAAYFVACLMSLAVSSATGLGVLLMATLFPVMVNVGISRGAAAAICASPAAIILSPTSGDVVLAAKAAEMPLIDFAFKTTLPISIAAIIGMAIAHFFWQRYLDKKENISHEMMDVNEITTTAPSFYATLPFTPIVGVLIFDGKWGPQLHIITILVICMLVAAVLEFVRGFNIQKVFSGLDVAWRGMADAFANVVMLLVAAGVFAQGLSTIGFIQSLISIATSFGSASIILMLVLVVLTMLAAMTTGSGNAPFYAFVEMIPKLAHSSGINPAYLSIPMLQASNLGRTISPVSGVVVAVAGMAKISPFEVVKRTSVPVLVGLVIVIVATEILVPGTAAG; this is translated from the coding sequence ATGCTTACCGTTATTGAGCTTCTTATCGGCGTGGTCGTCATCGTTGGCGTCGCGCGCTATATCATCAAAGGCTACTCAGCCACCGGCGTGTTGTTCGTGGGGGGGCTGGCCCTGCTGATCGTCAGCGCGCTGATGGGCCATCAGGTTTTACCTGCCAGTGCGGAAAGCACCGGTTACACCGCGACTGATATTGTTGAGTACATCAAAATCCTGCTAATGAGTCGCGGCGGCGACCTCGGCATGATGATCATGATGTTATGCGGTTTTGCCGCTTACATGACGCACATCGGTGCCAACGACATGGTCGTGAAGCTGGCCTCAAAACCGCTTCAATACATCAATTCTCCTTATATGTTGATGATTGCTGCCTATTTCGTGGCTTGCCTGATGTCGCTGGCAGTTTCATCGGCCACCGGTTTGGGCGTGCTACTGATGGCAACGCTGTTCCCGGTAATGGTAAACGTGGGGATCAGTCGTGGTGCCGCCGCGGCGATTTGCGCCTCCCCCGCAGCCATTATTCTCTCCCCCACTTCCGGAGATGTGGTGCTTGCAGCGAAAGCCGCAGAAATGCCGCTGATTGATTTTGCCTTTAAAACGACCCTGCCCATCTCCATTGCGGCCATTATTGGTATGGCTATCGCGCACTTCTTCTGGCAGCGCTACCTCGATAAAAAAGAGAACATCTCTCACGAAATGATGGATGTGAACGAGATCACCACCACGGCACCGTCGTTTTATGCCACCCTGCCGTTCACACCCATTGTGGGCGTCCTGATTTTCGACGGCAAATGGGGCCCACAGCTGCATATCATCACCATCCTGGTTATCTGTATGTTGGTGGCCGCCGTGCTGGAATTCGTACGGGGTTTTAATATCCAGAAGGTCTTTAGCGGTCTCGACGTTGCGTGGCGCGGTATGGCCGATGCTTTTGCCAACGTAGTGATGCTGCTGGTGGCAGCCGGGGTCTTCGCCCAGGGGCTGAGCACCATAGGCTTTATTCAGAGCCTGATCTCTATCGCCACCTCGTTTGGCTCGGCAAGCATTATCCTGATGCTGGTGCTGGTGGTACTGACCATGCTGGCCGCGATGACCACTGGCTCCGGCAATGCTCCGTTTTATGCGTTTGTCGAGATGATTCCAAAACTGGCGCACTCATCGGGGATTAACCCAGCCTATCTCTCGATCCCGATGTTGCAGGCCTCCAATCTTGGCCGTACCATCTCTCCCGTCTCTGGTGTGGTGGTTGCCGTTGCCGGTATGGCAAAAATTTCGCCTTTCGAAGTGGTAAAACGCACCTCAGTTCCGGTACTGGTGGGGCTAGTGATTGTGATTGTCGCCACCGAGATTCTGGTGCCCGGCACCGCAGCAGGTTAA
- the yldA gene encoding small membrane protein YldA: MNEGLVISLFFLVLMAVIIMAVLYLERHW, from the coding sequence ATGAACGAAGGGCTTGTTATCTCACTCTTTTTCCTGGTGTTAATGGCAGTCATTATTATGGCTGTGCTTTATCTTGAACGGCACTGGTAA
- the pagP gene encoding lipid IV(A) palmitoyltransferase PagP produces MTVINKFALVFLFIFGQLTLSSAALSAENGSDKGWFSTFKDNVAQTWNEPEHYDLYVPAITWHARFAYDKDKTDRYNERPWGAGFGQSRWDEKGNWNGIYLMAFKDSYNKWEPIGGYGWEKTRRPLADDNFHVGLGYTAGVTARDNWKYIPVPVLLPLASVGYGPATFQMTYIPGTYNNGNVYFAWMRFQF; encoded by the coding sequence GTGACAGTAATTAATAAATTTGCCCTGGTTTTTTTGTTTATTTTTGGTCAGCTTACACTCTCTTCCGCCGCGTTATCCGCTGAAAATGGAAGCGACAAAGGGTGGTTTTCAACGTTTAAGGATAACGTTGCGCAAACATGGAACGAACCCGAACATTATGACCTCTACGTACCGGCCATCACCTGGCATGCCCGTTTTGCCTATGATAAAGATAAGACCGACCGCTATAACGAGCGCCCATGGGGTGCTGGCTTTGGTCAGTCACGCTGGGATGAGAAAGGTAACTGGAACGGTATCTATCTGATGGCGTTTAAAGACTCCTATAACAAATGGGAGCCGATCGGGGGTTATGGCTGGGAAAAGACCCGGCGACCGCTGGCAGATGATAATTTCCACGTCGGATTGGGCTATACCGCTGGCGTCACCGCACGTGATAACTGGAAGTACATCCCCGTACCTGTATTGCTACCCCTGGCTTCCGTGGGTTACGGTCCGGCAACTTTCCAGATGACCTATATACCCGGAACGTATAATAACGGTAACGTCTATTTTGCCTGGATGCGCTTCCAGTTTTAA
- the uspG gene encoding universal stress protein UspG, with protein sequence MYQTIIMPVDVFEMELSDKAIRHAEFLAQQDGIIHLLHVLPGSSSFGLHRFAADIRRFEEHIEHEAQTRLKTMVSHFSIDPSRIRTHVCFGNVRDVVNEVASELNADVVVIGSRNPSISTHLLGSNASSVIRHAFIPVLVVR encoded by the coding sequence ATGTATCAGACAATTATTATGCCGGTGGATGTTTTTGAAATGGAACTGAGTGATAAAGCGATTCGCCACGCCGAATTCCTGGCACAACAGGATGGCATCATTCATTTATTGCATGTCCTGCCCGGATCATCCAGCTTCGGCCTGCATCGTTTCGCCGCGGACATTCGCCGCTTCGAAGAGCACATTGAGCACGAAGCACAAACGCGCCTGAAGACCATGGTCAGCCATTTCAGCATTGACCCGTCCAGGATCAGAACGCACGTCTGTTTTGGTAATGTGCGCGATGTGGTTAATGAAGTCGCCAGCGAACTCAATGCCGATGTGGTGGTGATTGGCTCGCGCAACCCCTCAATTTCCACCCACCTGCTGGGTTCGAACGCGTCAAGCGTCATCCGCCACGCCTTTATTCCGGTGTTGGTCGTCAGGTAA
- the rna gene encoding ribonuclease I, translated as MFRKDFVYRLSAAAVAMFACAAQATPLKATQYGDFDRYVLALSWQSGFCQSLHDRKSAEPDECRLQKESTDKTAVLTIHGLWPGLPKSVAARGVDERRWMRFGCATRPIPNMPEAKAGMKCAAAETGLSLTGAAKLSESMPGAGGNSCLERYEYAKHGVCFGFDPDAYFGTMVRMNQEVKSSPLGQFLAANYGKTISRSAFDAAVAQSFGKPAVKAVKLTCNGNPAYLTEMQISLQASQVNAPLAASSFAPQPHPGNCGKKFVLDKVGY; from the coding sequence ATGTTCAGGAAGGATTTCGTTTACCGTCTCAGCGCCGCCGCCGTGGCGATGTTTGCCTGCGCCGCACAAGCTACGCCACTGAAGGCAACCCAGTACGGGGATTTTGACCGCTACGTGCTGGCATTGTCGTGGCAGTCAGGATTCTGTCAGAGCCTGCACGACAGAAAGAGCGCCGAGCCGGACGAGTGTCGCCTGCAAAAAGAGAGCACGGACAAAACTGCGGTCCTGACGATCCATGGCCTGTGGCCGGGTCTGCCGAAGTCGGTTGCTGCGCGTGGTGTGGATGAACGCCGCTGGATGCGCTTCGGCTGCGCGACTCGCCCGATTCCTAACATGCCAGAAGCCAAAGCGGGGATGAAATGCGCCGCGGCAGAAACGGGTTTATCACTTACAGGGGCCGCAAAGCTGAGCGAGTCCATGCCGGGCGCAGGAGGGAACTCCTGCCTTGAACGGTATGAATATGCGAAGCACGGCGTCTGTTTTGGATTCGATCCTGACGCCTATTTTGGCACGATGGTGCGGATGAATCAGGAGGTCAAAAGCAGCCCTCTGGGACAGTTCCTCGCCGCCAATTATGGCAAAACCATCAGCCGCAGCGCTTTTGATGCGGCCGTGGCCCAAAGCTTTGGCAAGCCAGCGGTAAAAGCCGTAAAGCTGACCTGTAACGGCAACCCTGCCTATCTCACCGAAATGCAAATCTCGCTGCAGGCCAGCCAGGTTAACGCGCCGCTTGCGGCCTCATCCTTTGCCCCACAGCCGCATCCGGGCAACTGTGGGAAAAAGTTTGTTCTCGATAAAGTAGGATATTAA
- a CDS encoding flavin reductase family protein, translating into MYFYQPSQGHGLPHDPLNAIIGPRPIGWIASRNASGQHNLAPYSFFNCFNYHPPIIGFASSGWKDSVRNIVETGEFVWNLTTRTLASAMNETSASLPHGEDEFIRAGLTKAESRVVQVPRVAESPVNFECRLSQCIQLTAANGEAIDTWLVLGEVVGIHIDEALLQDGIYQTARAEPVLRAGGPSAYFAISEDQRFDLVRPDARK; encoded by the coding sequence ATGTACTTTTACCAACCTTCACAGGGGCACGGCCTGCCGCATGACCCGCTGAATGCCATCATTGGCCCGCGTCCGATTGGCTGGATCGCCTCTCGTAATGCGTCAGGGCAACACAACCTGGCACCCTACAGCTTCTTTAACTGCTTTAACTACCATCCGCCCATTATTGGCTTTGCCAGCAGTGGCTGGAAGGACAGCGTGCGTAACATCGTTGAGACCGGCGAGTTTGTCTGGAATCTTACGACCCGCACGCTGGCCAGCGCGATGAACGAAACATCCGCCAGCCTGCCGCACGGTGAGGATGAGTTTATTCGTGCCGGGCTAACCAAGGCTGAAAGCCGGGTTGTACAGGTACCACGAGTGGCTGAAAGCCCGGTGAACTTCGAATGTCGCTTATCACAATGTATTCAGCTCACCGCCGCGAATGGCGAAGCCATTGACACCTGGCTGGTGCTGGGGGAGGTGGTGGGGATTCATATCGATGAAGCGCTACTGCAGGACGGTATTTATCAGACGGCACGGGCGGAGCCTGTGCTCCGCGCCGGTGGACCGAGTGCTTACTTTGCAATAAGCGAAGACCAGCGTTTTGACCTGGTGCGCCCGGACGCGCGTAAGTAA
- the cspE gene encoding transcription antiterminator/RNA stability regulator CspE has protein sequence MSKIKGNVKWFNESKGFGFITPEDGSKDVFVHFSAIQSNGFKTLAEGQRVEFEITNGAKGPSAANVIAL, from the coding sequence ATGTCTAAGATTAAAGGTAACGTTAAGTGGTTTAATGAGTCCAAAGGATTCGGTTTCATTACTCCGGAAGATGGCAGCAAAGACGTGTTCGTACACTTCTCTGCAATCCAGAGCAATGGTTTCAAAACTCTGGCTGAAGGTCAGCGCGTTGAGTTTGAAATCACTAACGGTGCCAAAGGCCCTTCTGCTGCTAACGTAATCGCTCTGTAA
- a CDS encoding pyridoxal phosphate-dependent aminotransferase: MNDNPLIPNCKLPNLGTTIFTQMSALAQQHNAINLSQGFPDFDGPGYLQARLAHHVAAGANQYAPMTGVQPLREAIADKTAELYGYTPDANTEVTVTAGATEALYAAITALVRAGDEVICFDPSYDSYAPAIELAGGVVKRIALQPPHFRPDWQAFAALLSDKTRLVILNTPHNPSATVWRKADFAALWQAIADHEIYVLSDEVYEHICFAEEGHASVLCHPQLRQRAIAVSSFGKTYHMTGWKVGYCVAPAAITAELRKVHQYLTFSVNTPAQLALADMLRAEPGHYRELPAFYRTRRDCFVNALGNSRLKLLPCEGTYFLLADYSAISDLDDVSFCQWLTKEVGVAAIPLSVFCAGPFPHKLIRLCFAKQESTLLAAAERLNTL, encoded by the coding sequence ATGAACGATAACCCGTTGATTCCCAACTGCAAACTCCCCAATCTTGGCACCACCATCTTCACGCAAATGAGTGCTCTGGCCCAGCAGCACAACGCCATTAATCTTTCGCAGGGGTTTCCGGATTTCGATGGCCCGGGCTATTTGCAGGCCCGGCTGGCGCATCACGTTGCCGCCGGCGCAAATCAATATGCGCCGATGACCGGCGTTCAGCCTCTGCGCGAAGCCATTGCTGATAAAACGGCCGAGCTTTACGGCTACACACCAGATGCGAATACAGAAGTAACGGTTACCGCCGGCGCAACCGAAGCGTTATATGCGGCCATTACTGCGCTGGTACGCGCCGGTGATGAGGTGATCTGTTTTGACCCGAGCTACGACAGCTACGCGCCCGCGATTGAACTGGCTGGTGGGGTCGTGAAACGCATCGCGCTGCAGCCGCCACACTTTCGCCCGGACTGGCAGGCCTTTGCTGCTTTGTTGAGTGACAAAACACGTTTAGTGATCCTGAATACGCCGCATAACCCGTCAGCGACGGTATGGCGCAAGGCCGATTTCGCCGCCCTGTGGCAGGCGATTGCCGATCATGAAATCTACGTGCTGAGCGATGAAGTCTATGAGCATATCTGCTTCGCCGAAGAGGGACATGCCAGCGTGCTGTGCCATCCCCAGCTGCGCCAGCGCGCCATTGCGGTATCGTCCTTTGGCAAAACCTATCACATGACCGGCTGGAAAGTAGGTTACTGTGTGGCGCCGGCGGCCATCACCGCCGAGTTGCGCAAGGTGCATCAGTACCTGACCTTTTCGGTTAATACCCCGGCTCAGCTGGCGCTGGCAGATATGCTGCGCGCCGAACCGGGTCATTATCGCGAATTACCGGCGTTTTACCGGACGCGTCGGGACTGTTTTGTTAACGCCCTCGGCAATAGCCGCCTGAAGCTATTGCCCTGCGAGGGTACCTATTTCTTGCTCGCTGACTATAGCGCCATCTCCGATCTTGATGACGTGAGTTTCTGTCAGTGGCTGACAAAAGAGGTGGGCGTGGCCGCCATTCCGCTCTCAGTATTTTGTGCCGGGCCCTTCCCACATAAGCTTATTCGGCTCTGTTTTGCCAAGCAGGAGTCAACGCTTCTGGCCGCCGCAGAACGATTAAATACGTTGTGA
- the ahpF gene encoding alkyl hydroperoxide reductase subunit F, protein MLDTNMKTQLKAYLEKLTKPVELIATLDDSAKSAEIKELLAEIAELSPKVTFKEDNALPVRKPSFLITNPGSVQGPRFAGSPLGHEFTSLVLALLWTGGHPSKEAQALLEQIRDIDGDFEFETYYSLSCHNCPDVVQALNLMSVLNPRIKHTAIDGGVYQNEITERNVMGVPAVFMNGKEFGQGRMTLAEIVAKVDTGAEKRAADELNKRDAYDVLIVGSGPAGAAAAVYSARKGIRTGLMGERFGGQVLDTVDIENYISVPKTEGQKLAGALKAHVSDYEVDVIDSQSASKLVPAAVEGGLHQIETASGAVLKARSIIIATGAKWRNMNVPGEDHYRTKGVTYCPHCDGPLFKGKRVAVIGGGNSGVEAAIDLAGIVEHVTLLEFAPEMKADQVLQDKVRSLKNVDIVLNAQTTEVKGDGSKVTGLEYRDRVSGDVHGVQLSGIFVQIGLLPNTNWLEGAIERNRMGEIIIDAKCETSVKGVFAAGDCTTVPYKQIIIATGEGAKASLSSFDYLIRTRTA, encoded by the coding sequence ATGCTCGACACAAATATGAAAACCCAGCTCAAGGCTTACCTTGAAAAACTGACCAAACCTGTTGAGCTGATTGCCACGCTGGATGACAGCGCTAAATCGGCAGAGATCAAGGAACTGCTGGCAGAGATTGCCGAACTGTCACCGAAAGTGACCTTTAAGGAAGATAACGCGCTGCCTGTGCGTAAGCCCTCTTTCCTGATTACTAACCCTGGCTCTGTGCAGGGGCCGCGCTTCGCCGGTTCTCCACTGGGCCACGAATTTACCTCCCTGGTACTGGCGTTGCTGTGGACCGGTGGGCATCCGTCCAAAGAGGCGCAGGCGCTGCTGGAGCAGATCCGCGATATCGACGGTGATTTCGAGTTCGAAACCTATTACTCGCTCTCTTGCCATAACTGCCCTGACGTTGTGCAGGCGCTGAACCTGATGTCGGTGCTGAATCCGCGTATCAAACACACGGCTATCGACGGCGGCGTGTATCAGAATGAGATCACCGAACGTAACGTAATGGGCGTTCCCGCGGTCTTTATGAACGGTAAAGAGTTTGGTCAGGGCCGTATGACGCTGGCTGAAATCGTGGCGAAAGTGGATACCGGCGCGGAAAAACGCGCAGCAGACGAGCTGAACAAACGCGATGCTTACGACGTACTGATCGTGGGCTCTGGCCCGGCAGGTGCGGCAGCGGCGGTCTACTCGGCACGTAAAGGTATTCGTACCGGTCTGATGGGCGAGCGTTTTGGCGGCCAGGTGCTCGACACCGTGGATATTGAAAACTATATCTCTGTGCCGAAAACCGAAGGCCAGAAGCTGGCCGGTGCCCTGAAAGCGCATGTTAGCGATTACGAAGTGGACGTGATTGACAGCCAGAGCGCCAGCAAACTGGTTCCGGCAGCGGTAGAAGGCGGGTTACACCAGATTGAAACCGCCTCCGGCGCGGTGCTGAAAGCACGCAGCATCATCATTGCAACCGGTGCCAAATGGCGCAACATGAACGTGCCGGGTGAAGATCACTATCGCACCAAAGGCGTGACCTATTGCCCACACTGCGACGGCCCGCTGTTTAAAGGTAAACGCGTGGCGGTGATCGGCGGCGGTAACTCCGGCGTGGAAGCGGCTATCGACCTGGCGGGTATCGTTGAACACGTTACGCTGCTGGAGTTTGCCCCTGAAATGAAAGCGGACCAGGTCCTGCAGGATAAAGTGCGTAGCCTGAAAAACGTCGATATCGTTCTGAATGCGCAGACGACGGAAGTGAAGGGCGACGGTAGCAAAGTGACAGGTCTGGAATACCGCGACCGCGTGAGCGGTGATGTGCACGGCGTACAGCTGTCGGGGATCTTCGTGCAGATTGGGCTGTTGCCAAACACTAACTGGCTGGAAGGCGCCATTGAGCGTAATCGCATGGGCGAAATCATCATTGACGCGAAATGCGAAACCAGCGTGAAGGGCGTGTTCGCAGCGGGCGACTGCACCACCGTACCGTACAAACAGATCATCATCGCTACCGGCGAAGGGGCGAAGGCGTCACTGAGTTCCTTTGATTATCTGATTCGCACCAGGACGGCATAA
- the crcB gene encoding fluoride efflux transporter CrcB, producing the protein MFQLLLAVFIGGGTGSVARCLLSMRFNPLHQIIPLGTLAANLIGAFIIGMGLAWFNRMTHIDPVWKLLITTGFCGGLTTFSTFSAEVVFLLQEGRVSWALLNIALNLLGSLMMTAIAFWLFSGANAQ; encoded by the coding sequence GTGTTTCAACTACTTTTAGCCGTATTTATTGGCGGCGGAACGGGCAGCGTTGCGCGTTGTTTGTTAAGCATGCGCTTCAACCCACTGCATCAGATCATTCCCCTGGGCACGCTGGCCGCCAACCTGATCGGTGCGTTTATCATTGGTATGGGTCTGGCCTGGTTCAACCGCATGACGCACATTGACCCTGTCTGGAAGCTTCTGATCACCACCGGCTTTTGTGGTGGCCTGACAACCTTTTCTACGTTTTCGGCGGAAGTCGTCTTTTTGCTGCAGGAAGGCCGTGTTTCGTGGGCGTTATTGAATATCGCGTTAAACCTGCTGGGGTCGCTGATGATGACCGCGATCGCATTCTGGCTTTTTTCTGGCGCAAACGCGCAATAG
- the dsbG gene encoding thiol:disulfide interchange protein DsbG has protein sequence MLKRTLLLSLIPALVQAEELPAPVKAIEKQGITIIKPFEAPGGVKGWLGKYQDMGVTIYLTPDGKHAISGYMYDDKGTNLSEKVIQKEIYAPAGRELWQRMEKAQWLLEGDKAAPRVIYVFADPFCPYCKQFWQQAQPWVKAGKVQLRTLLVGVIKPESKATAAAILAAKDPAKVWHEYESSGGKLSLDVPSSPSAEHLKTLKDHEAIMDALGANATPAIYYMNSDNELQQVTGLPEKKQLDMMMGKQ, from the coding sequence ATGTTGAAACGTACCCTTTTACTCTCTCTCATTCCCGCTCTGGTGCAGGCAGAGGAGTTACCCGCCCCTGTTAAAGCTATTGAAAAACAGGGTATCACCATTATCAAACCCTTCGAGGCACCCGGCGGCGTAAAAGGCTGGCTGGGCAAATATCAGGATATGGGGGTCACCATCTATCTGACCCCAGACGGCAAGCATGCTATCTCCGGGTACATGTACGATGATAAAGGGACCAACCTTAGCGAAAAGGTGATTCAGAAAGAGATCTATGCGCCCGCCGGCCGCGAGCTGTGGCAGCGCATGGAGAAAGCACAATGGCTCCTGGAGGGGGATAAAGCGGCACCGCGCGTTATCTATGTCTTCGCCGATCCGTTCTGCCCTTACTGCAAACAGTTCTGGCAGCAAGCACAGCCCTGGGTGAAGGCAGGAAAAGTACAACTTCGTACGTTGCTGGTAGGCGTCATCAAACCCGAGAGCAAAGCCACCGCTGCGGCCATTCTGGCGGCGAAAGATCCGGCCAAAGTCTGGCATGAGTATGAAAGCTCAGGCGGCAAATTGTCGTTAGATGTCCCCTCTTCCCCCTCTGCTGAACACCTTAAAACGCTGAAGGATCACGAGGCCATTATGGATGCCCTCGGGGCAAACGCCACCCCCGCCATTTATTACATGAACAGCGACAACGAATTACAACAAGTGACCGGGCTGCCCGAAAAAAAACAATTGGATATGATGATGGGTAAACAATAA
- the ahpC gene encoding alkyl hydroperoxide reductase subunit C → MSLINTKIKPFKNQAFKNGEFIEVTEKDTEGRWSVFFFYPADFTFVCPTELGDVADHYEELQKLGVDVYSVSTDTHFTHKAWHGSSETIAKIKYAMIGDPTGALTRNFDNMREDEGLADRATFVVDPQGIIQAIEVTAEGIGRDASDLLRKVKAAQYVASHPGEVCPAKWKEGEATLAPSLDLVGKI, encoded by the coding sequence ATGTCTTTGATTAACACTAAAATTAAACCTTTCAAAAACCAGGCGTTCAAAAACGGTGAGTTCATTGAAGTAACCGAGAAAGATACCGAAGGTCGCTGGAGCGTCTTCTTCTTCTACCCGGCTGACTTTACTTTCGTTTGCCCGACCGAACTGGGCGACGTTGCAGACCACTATGAAGAGCTGCAGAAACTGGGCGTGGATGTTTACTCTGTCTCTACTGACACCCACTTCACCCACAAAGCATGGCACGGTAGCTCCGAAACCATCGCGAAAATCAAATACGCGATGATCGGTGACCCGACTGGCGCCCTGACCCGTAACTTCGACAACATGCGTGAAGACGAAGGCCTGGCAGATCGTGCAACCTTCGTTGTTGACCCGCAGGGCATCATCCAGGCAATCGAAGTTACCGCTGAAGGTATCGGCCGTGATGCGTCTGACCTGCTGCGTAAAGTGAAAGCGGCTCAGTACGTTGCTTCTCACCCAGGCGAAGTGTGCCCGGCGAAATGGAAAGAAGGCGAAGCGACCCTGGCTCCATCTTTAGATCTGGTTGGTAAAATCTAA
- a CDS encoding LysR substrate-binding domain-containing protein — MHIHLEQNLNQLEQTINIMHNSKLKKNFIIYCPQIITTKVIMEPLKLLIGEHNYEIELHDMMVTRESAEDLLAYRKADLIFSFTPLQNRSITCTDFREIPFVLFCRKDHPRIGEAPDRESLLQEKFTAFLSEEPGVKNFQSTIAEALPDRNVAFRSDSYMTILSMVSTSDMIGIAPEIVFQRYADFLELRAINADFELPRMKIHMMYNRSALNSNSFSHFIAQISP, encoded by the coding sequence TTGCATATCCATCTGGAACAGAATCTAAACCAGCTGGAGCAGACCATTAATATCATGCACAACAGTAAGTTGAAGAAAAACTTCATCATCTACTGTCCGCAAATAATTACCACTAAAGTGATTATGGAGCCGCTAAAGCTGCTGATAGGCGAACATAATTATGAAATTGAACTGCATGACATGATGGTGACGCGTGAGTCGGCTGAAGATTTACTGGCCTACCGAAAAGCCGACCTGATCTTCTCCTTCACGCCGTTACAAAACCGGTCGATTACCTGTACCGATTTCAGAGAGATACCCTTCGTTCTGTTCTGCCGAAAAGACCATCCGCGTATTGGGGAGGCCCCGGATCGCGAAAGCTTGCTGCAGGAGAAATTCACCGCCTTTTTAAGTGAGGAGCCAGGGGTTAAAAACTTCCAGTCAACCATTGCGGAAGCGCTCCCGGATCGCAATGTCGCTTTTCGTAGCGACTCCTACATGACAATACTCTCTATGGTTAGCACTTCAGATATGATTGGCATCGCCCCGGAAATTGTTTTCCAGCGATATGCCGATTTTCTTGAATTGAGAGCGATCAATGCTGATTTTGAGCTGCCGCGAATGAAAATACATATGATGTATAACCGTTCCGCATTGAACAGCAACAGCTTCTCCCATTTTATTGCGCAAATTAGTCCATAA
- the rnk gene encoding nucleoside diphosphate kinase regulator produces the protein MSRPTIIINELDAERIDRLLEQPAFASLPVADALNAELDRAQMCTPQNMPHDVVTMNSKVKFRDLTTGEVRVRTLVYPAQMTDSATQLSVLAPVGAALIGLRAGDTINWALPGGTSTHLEVLELLWQPEAAGEYLR, from the coding sequence ATGTCACGACCAACAATCATCATTAATGAACTCGATGCTGAACGTATCGACCGCCTGTTAGAGCAGCCGGCGTTTGCTTCTCTGCCCGTTGCTGATGCCCTCAATGCCGAGCTGGATCGCGCCCAGATGTGCACGCCGCAAAATATGCCGCATGATGTGGTGACGATGAACAGCAAGGTAAAGTTTCGCGATTTGACCACCGGGGAAGTGCGTGTCCGCACCCTGGTCTATCCCGCGCAGATGACCGACAGCGCGACCCAGCTTTCGGTGCTGGCTCCGGTTGGCGCAGCGCTGATTGGTTTACGCGCCGGAGATACCATCAACTGGGCATTACCTGGTGGCACATCGACGCATCTGGAGGTGCTGGAGCTGCTCTGGCAACCTGAAGCAGCCGGTGAATACCTGCGTTAA
- a CDS encoding IS1-like element IS1A family transposase (programmed frameshift) gives MASVSISCPSCSATDGVVRNGKSTAGHQRYLCSHCRKTWQLQFTYTASQPGTHQKIIDMAMNGVGCRATARIMGVGLNTILRHFKKLRPQSVTSRIQPGSDVIVCAEMDEQWGYVGAKSLQRWLFYAYDRLRKTVVAHVFGERTMATLGRLMSLLSPFDVVIWMTDGWPLYESRLKGKLHVISKRYTQRIERHNLNLRQHLARLGRKSLSFSKSVELHDKVIGHYLNIKHYQ, from the exons GTGGCTTCTGTTTCTATCAGCTGTCCCTCCTGTTCAGCTACTGACGGGGTGGTGCGTAACGGCAAAAGCACCGCCGGACATCAGCGCTATCTCTGCTCTCACTGCCGTAAAACATGGCAACTGCAGTTCACTTACACCGCTTCTCAACCCGGTACGCACCAGAAAATCATTGATATGGCCATGAATGGCGTTGGATGCCGGGCAACCGCCCGCATTATGGGCGTTGGCCTCAACACGATTTTACGTCACT TTAAAAAACTCAGGCCGCAGTCGGTAACCTCGCGCATACAGCCGGGCAGTGACGTCATCGTCTGCGCGGAAATGGACGAACAGTGGGGCTATGTCGGGGCTAAATCGCTCCAGCGCTGGCTGTTTTACGCGTATGACAGGCTCCGGAAGACGGTTGTTGCGCACGTATTCGGTGAACGCACTATGGCGACGCTGGGGCGTCTTATGAGCCTGCTGTCACCCTTTGACGTGGTGATATGGATGACGGATGGCTGGCCGCTGTATGAATCCCGCCTGAAGGGAAAGCTGCACGTAATCAGCAAGCGATATACGCAGCGAATTGAGCGGCATAACCTGAATCTGAGGCAGCACCTGGCACGGCTGGGACGGAAGTCGCTGTCGTTCTCAAAATCGGTGGAGCTGCATGACAAAGTCATCGGGCATTATCTGAACATAAAACACTATCAATAA